Proteins found in one Muntiacus reevesi chromosome 2, mMunRee1.1, whole genome shotgun sequence genomic segment:
- the RABEP2 gene encoding rab GTPase-binding effector protein 2 isoform X2 — protein MAAAAPAAAGEDGRRRLPGAAMDIQPQEGAKVEAESGELVRLRAELAGALAEMETMKAVAEVSESTKAEAVAAVQRQCQEEVASLQAILKDSISSYEAQITSLKQERQQQQQDCEEKERELGRLKQLLSRAHPLDSLEKQMEKAHEDSEKLREIVLPMEQEIEELKAKLLRAEELIQEIQRRPRHPPSLHGSTELFLSRDPSPPLEPLEELSEDGGPAAEAFAHNCDDSASISSFSLGVGASGSASLPRSRQGLSPEQEETASLVSTGTLVPEGIYLPPPGYQLVPDNQWEQLQLEGRQLQKDLESVTRERDELQEGLRRSNEDCAKQMQVLLAQVQNSEQLLRTLQGTVSQAQERVQLQMAELATSHKCLSNEVKRLTEENQGLRAEQPQSSAPRGLEQDESGEESLPSSLPELQQLVRRTQQEARARQQAQEHEAERLRIEIVTLREALDEETAARASLEGQLRVQREETEVLEASLCSLRIEMERVQEEQSKAKRQEVLRPPQGLGRTEEAQLTDLLSEQRAKMLRLQAELETSEQVQRDFVRLSQSLQVRLERIRQAESLEQVRGIIDEAPLRDVRDIKDT, from the exons ATGGCGGCAGCTGCGCCGGCGGCCGCGGGCGAGGATGGCCGGCGGCGGCTGCCGGGGGCCG CAATGGACATCCAGCCCCAGGAGGGGGCAAAAGTTGAGGCTGAGTCTGGGGAGCTCGTGCGACTTCGGGCTGAGCTAGCAGGCGCCCTGGCAGAAATGGAAACCATGAAGGCTGTGGCCGAGGTGAGCGAGAGCACGAAGGCTGAGGCTGTGGCGGCGGTGCAGCGGCAATGCCAAGAGGAGGTGGCCTCGCTGCAAGCCATCCTGAAAG ACTCCATCAGCAGCTATGAAGCCCAGATCACATCTCTGAAGCAggagcggcagcagcagcagcaggactgtGAGGAGAAGGAGCGGGAGCTGGGGCGCCTGAAGCAGCTGCTGTCTCGGGCTCACCCCCTGGACTCCCTGGAGAAGCAGATGGAAAAG gccCACGAGGACTCGGAGAAGCTGCGGGAGATTGTGCTGCCCATGGAGCAGGAGATCGAGGAGCTGAAGGCGAAACTGCTGAGGGCCGAGGAGCTGATCCAAGAGATCCAG AGACGGCCCCGGCATCCCCCTTCCCTGCATGGCTCCACGGAGTTGTTCCTGTCCCGGGACCCATCTCCCCCGTTGGAGCCTCTTGAGGAGCTGAGTGAGGATGGGGGCCCAGCGGCTGAGGCCTTTGCCCACAACTGTGACGACAGCGCCTccatctcctccttctcccttggCGTGGGGGCCAGCGGCAGCGCCTCCCTGCCCCGCAGCCGCCAGGGCCTGAGCCCTGAGCAGGAGGAGACAGCCTCTCTGGTGTCCACGGGCACCCTGGTCCCCGAAGGCATCTACCTGCCCCCTCCTGGTTACCAACTGGTCCCAGACAACCAGTGGGAGCAGCTGCAGTTGGAG GGGCGGCAGCTGCAGAAGGACCTGGAGAGCGTCACCCGAGAGCGGGACGAGCTGCAGGAGGGCCTGAGACGGAGCAATGAGGACTGCGCCAAGCAG ATGCAAGTCCTCTTGGCTCAGGTCCAGAACTCAGAGCAGCTGCTGCGGACCCTGCAGGGAACTGTGAGCCAGGCGCAGGAGCGCGTTCAGCTGCAGATG GCAGAGCTGGCCACCTCCCACAAGTGCCTGAGCAACGAGGTAAAGCGCCTGACGGAGGAGAACCAAGGGCTCCGCGCTGAGCAGCCACAGTCTTCAGCCCCCCGGGGCCTGGAGCAGGATGAGAGTGGGGAGGAGTCGCTGCCCAGCTCGCTGCCG GAGCTGCAGCAGCTGGTGCGCCGCACGCAGCAGGAGGCGCGGGCCCGCCAGCAGGCCCAGGAGCATGAGGCGGAGAGGCTGCGGATTGAGATCGTGACTCTGCGGGAGGCACTGGACGAGGAGACGGCGGCGAGGGCCAGCCTGGAGGGGCAGCTGAGGGTGCAGCGGGAGGAGACAG AAGTGTTAGAGG CCTCCCTGTGCAGCTTGAGGATTGAGATGGAGCGTGTCCAGGAGGAACAGAGCAAG GCCAAGCGGCAGGAGGTCCTCAGGCCGCCACAGGGCTTGGGCCGCACAGAAGAG GCCCAGCTCACAGACCTGCTCTCGGAGCAGCGGGCAAAGATGCTGCGGCTGCAGGCGGAGCTGGAGACCAGTGAGCAAGTGCAGCGGGATTTCGTACGACTGTCCCAGTCCCTGCAG GTGCGTCTGGAACGGATCCGCCAGGCAGAGAGCCTGGAGCAGGTGCGCGGCATCATAGACGAGGCGCCCCTTCGGGACGTCAGGGACATCAAGGACACCTGA
- the RABEP2 gene encoding rab GTPase-binding effector protein 2 isoform X1, with protein sequence MAAAAPAAAGEDGRRRLPGAAMDIQPQEGAKVEAESGELVRLRAELAGALAEMETMKAVAEVSESTKAEAVAAVQRQCQEEVASLQAILKDSISSYEAQITSLKQERQQQQQDCEEKERELGRLKQLLSRAHPLDSLEKQMEKAHEDSEKLREIVLPMEQEIEELKAKLLRAEELIQEIQRRPRHPPSLHGSTELFLSRDPSPPLEPLEELSEDGGPAAEAFAHNCDDSASISSFSLGVGASGSASLPRSRQGLSPEQEETASLVSTGTLVPEGIYLPPPGYQLVPDNQWEQLQLEGRQLQKDLESVTRERDELQEGLRRSNEDCAKQMQVLLAQVQNSEQLLRTLQGTVSQAQERVQLQMAELATSHKCLSNEVKRLTEENQGLRAEQPQSSAPRGLEQDESGEESLPSSLPELQQLVRRTQQEARARQQAQEHEAERLRIEIVTLREALDEETAARASLEGQLRVQREETGEREASLCSLRIEMERVQEEQSKAKRQEVLRPPQGLGRTEEAQLTDLLSEQRAKMLRLQAELETSEQVQRDFVRLSQSLQVRLERIRQAESLEQVRGIIDEAPLRDVRDIKDT encoded by the exons ATGGCGGCAGCTGCGCCGGCGGCCGCGGGCGAGGATGGCCGGCGGCGGCTGCCGGGGGCCG CAATGGACATCCAGCCCCAGGAGGGGGCAAAAGTTGAGGCTGAGTCTGGGGAGCTCGTGCGACTTCGGGCTGAGCTAGCAGGCGCCCTGGCAGAAATGGAAACCATGAAGGCTGTGGCCGAGGTGAGCGAGAGCACGAAGGCTGAGGCTGTGGCGGCGGTGCAGCGGCAATGCCAAGAGGAGGTGGCCTCGCTGCAAGCCATCCTGAAAG ACTCCATCAGCAGCTATGAAGCCCAGATCACATCTCTGAAGCAggagcggcagcagcagcagcaggactgtGAGGAGAAGGAGCGGGAGCTGGGGCGCCTGAAGCAGCTGCTGTCTCGGGCTCACCCCCTGGACTCCCTGGAGAAGCAGATGGAAAAG gccCACGAGGACTCGGAGAAGCTGCGGGAGATTGTGCTGCCCATGGAGCAGGAGATCGAGGAGCTGAAGGCGAAACTGCTGAGGGCCGAGGAGCTGATCCAAGAGATCCAG AGACGGCCCCGGCATCCCCCTTCCCTGCATGGCTCCACGGAGTTGTTCCTGTCCCGGGACCCATCTCCCCCGTTGGAGCCTCTTGAGGAGCTGAGTGAGGATGGGGGCCCAGCGGCTGAGGCCTTTGCCCACAACTGTGACGACAGCGCCTccatctcctccttctcccttggCGTGGGGGCCAGCGGCAGCGCCTCCCTGCCCCGCAGCCGCCAGGGCCTGAGCCCTGAGCAGGAGGAGACAGCCTCTCTGGTGTCCACGGGCACCCTGGTCCCCGAAGGCATCTACCTGCCCCCTCCTGGTTACCAACTGGTCCCAGACAACCAGTGGGAGCAGCTGCAGTTGGAG GGGCGGCAGCTGCAGAAGGACCTGGAGAGCGTCACCCGAGAGCGGGACGAGCTGCAGGAGGGCCTGAGACGGAGCAATGAGGACTGCGCCAAGCAG ATGCAAGTCCTCTTGGCTCAGGTCCAGAACTCAGAGCAGCTGCTGCGGACCCTGCAGGGAACTGTGAGCCAGGCGCAGGAGCGCGTTCAGCTGCAGATG GCAGAGCTGGCCACCTCCCACAAGTGCCTGAGCAACGAGGTAAAGCGCCTGACGGAGGAGAACCAAGGGCTCCGCGCTGAGCAGCCACAGTCTTCAGCCCCCCGGGGCCTGGAGCAGGATGAGAGTGGGGAGGAGTCGCTGCCCAGCTCGCTGCCG GAGCTGCAGCAGCTGGTGCGCCGCACGCAGCAGGAGGCGCGGGCCCGCCAGCAGGCCCAGGAGCATGAGGCGGAGAGGCTGCGGATTGAGATCGTGACTCTGCGGGAGGCACTGGACGAGGAGACGGCGGCGAGGGCCAGCCTGGAGGGGCAGCTGAGGGTGCAGCGGGAGGAGACAGGTGAGAGGGAGG CCTCCCTGTGCAGCTTGAGGATTGAGATGGAGCGTGTCCAGGAGGAACAGAGCAAG GCCAAGCGGCAGGAGGTCCTCAGGCCGCCACAGGGCTTGGGCCGCACAGAAGAG GCCCAGCTCACAGACCTGCTCTCGGAGCAGCGGGCAAAGATGCTGCGGCTGCAGGCGGAGCTGGAGACCAGTGAGCAAGTGCAGCGGGATTTCGTACGACTGTCCCAGTCCCTGCAG GTGCGTCTGGAACGGATCCGCCAGGCAGAGAGCCTGGAGCAGGTGCGCGGCATCATAGACGAGGCGCCCCTTCGGGACGTCAGGGACATCAAGGACACCTGA
- the ATP2A1 gene encoding sarcoplasmic/endoplasmic reticulum calcium ATPase 1: MEAAHSKTTEECLAYFGVSETTGLTPDQVKRHLEKYGHNELPAEEGKSLWELVLEQFEDLLVRILLLAACISFVLAWFEEGEETVTAFVEPFVILLILIANAIVGVWQERNAENAIEALKEYEPEMGKVYRADRKSVQRIKARDIVPGDIVEVAVGDKVPADIRILTIKSTTLRVDQSILTGESVSVIKHTEPVPDPRAVNQDKKNMLFSGTNIAAGKAIGIVATTGVSTEIGKIRDQMAATEQDKTPLQQKLDEFGEQLSKVISLICVAVWLINIGHFNDPVHGGSWIRGAIYYFKIAVALAVAAIPEGLPAVITTCLALGTRRMAKKNAIVRSLPSVETLGCTSVICSDKTGTLTTNQMSVCKMFIIDRVDGDLCLLNEFSITGSTYAPEGEVLKNDKPVRSGQYDGLVELATICALCNDSSLDFNETKGIYEKVGEATETALTTLVEKMNVFNTEVRNLSKVERANACNSVIRQLMKKEFTLEFSRDRKSMSVYCSPAKSRAAVGNKMFVKGAPEGVIDRCNYVRVGTTRVPMTGPVKEKILSVIKEWGTGRDTLRCLALATRDTPPKREEMVLDDSTKFMEYEMDLTFVGVVGMLDPPRKEVMGSIQLCRDAGIRVIMITGDNKGTAIAICRRIGIFGENEDVADRAYTGREFDDLPLAEQREACRRACCFARVEPSHKSKIVEYLQSYDEITAMTGDGVNDAPALKKAEIGIAMGSGTAVAKTASEMVLADDNFSTIVAAVEEGRAIYNNMKQFIRYLISSNVGEVVCIFLTAALGLPEALIPVQLLWVNLVTDGLPATALGFNPPDLDIMDRPPRTPKEPLISGWLFFRYMAIGGYVGAATVGAAAWWFLYAEDGPHVTYSQLTHFMKCTEHNPDFEGVDCEVFEAPEPMTMALSVLVTIEMCNALNSLSENQSLVRMPPWVNIWLVGSICLSMSLHFLILYVDPLPMIFKLQALDLYHWLMVLKISLPVIGLDEILKFVARNYLEG; this comes from the exons ATGGAGGCTGCACACTCCAAGACCACAGAAGAATGTTTGGCCTATTTTGGGGTGAGCGAAACTACAGGCCTCACCCCGGACCAAGTTAAGCGGCATCTGGAGAAATATGGCCATAATG AGCTCCCTGCTGAGGAGG ggaagtccctgtgggaGCTGGTGTTAGAGCAGTTTGAAGACCTCCTGGTGCGGATCCTTCTCCTGGCCGCCTGCATTTCCTTT GTGCTGGCCTGGTTTGAGGAAGGCGAAGAGACCGTCACCGCCTTTGTTGAACCCTTTGTCATCCTCTTGATCCTCATTGCCAATGCCATCGTGGGGGTTTGGCAG GAGCGGAATGCAGAGAATGCCATTGAGGCTCTGAAGGAATATGAACCCGAGATGGGGAAGGTCTACCGGGCTGACCGCAAGTCAGTGCAGAGGATCAAGGCTCGGGACATTGTTCCTGGAGACATCGTGGAGGTGGCTG TGGGGGACAAGGTCCCGGCAGATATCCGCATCCTCACCATCAAGTCCACCACCCTCCGGGTCGACCAGTCCATCCTGACAG GCGAGTCTGTCTCTGTCATCAAGCACACAGAACCTGTTCCCGACCCCCGAGCTGTCAACCAGGATAAGAAGAACATGCTTTTCTCG GGCACCAACATCGCAGCTGGCAAGGCCATTGGCATTGTGGCCACCACCGGCGTGAGCACCGAGATTGGGAAGATCCGTGACCAAATGGCCGCCACAGAGCAGGACAAGACCCCTCTGCAGCAAAAGCTGGATGAGTTTGGGGAGCAGCTCTCCAAGGTCATCTCCCTCATCTGCGTGGCTGTCTGGCTCATCAACATTGGCCACTTCAACGACCCCGTGCATGGGGGCTCCTGGATTCGTGGTGCCATCTACTACTTTAAGATCGCCGTGGCCCTGGCTGTGGCTGCCATCCCCGAGG GCCTTCCTGCAGTCATCACCACCTGCCTGGCCTTGGGTACCCGTCGGATGGCAAAGAAGAACGCGATCGTGAGGAGCCTGCCCTCCGTGGAGACTCTGGGCTGCACCTCTGTCATCTGTTCTGACAAGACGGGCACCCTCACCACCAACCAGATGTCTGTCTGCAAG ATGTTCATCATCGACAGGGTAGATGGGGACCTCTGCCTGCTGAACGAGTTCTCTATCACTGGCTCCACTTACGCTCCTGAAGGAGAGGT CCTGAAGAATGATAAGCCAGTCCGCTCAGGGCAGTATGACGGGCTGGTGGAGCTGGCCACCATTTGTGCCCTCTGCAATGACTCCTCCTTGGACTTCAATGAG ACCAAAGGTATTTATGAGAAGGTGGGAGAGGCCACCGAGACGGCCCTCACCACCCTGGTGGAGAAGATGAATGTATTCAACACTGAAGTGAGAAACCTCTCGAAGGTAGAGAGGGCCAACGCCTGCAACTCG GTGATCCGCCAgctaatgaagaaggaattcaccctggagttCTCCCGGGACAGAAAGTCCATGTCTGTCTATTGCTCTCCAGCGAAATCTCGGGCTGCTGTGGGCAATAAGATGTTTGTCAAG GGTGCCCCCGAGGGGGTCATCGATCGCTGTAACTATGTGCGAGTTGGCACCACCCGGGTGCCCATGACAGGGCCGGTGAAGGAGAAGATTCTGTCGGTGATCAAGGAGTGGGGTACTGGCCGGGACACCCTGCGCTGCCTGGCGCTGGCCACCCGGGACACCCCCCCCAAGCGAGAGGAGATGGTCCTGGATGACTCTACCAAGTTCATGGAGTACGAG ATGGACTTGACGTTTGTTGGCGTGGTGGGCATGCTGGACCCGCCCCGCAAGGAGGTCATGGGCTCCATCCAACTATGCCGAGATGCCGGAATCCGAGTAATCATGATCACTGGGGACAACAAGGGCACGGCCATTGCCATCTGCCGACGGATTGGCATCTTCGGGGAGAACGAGGATGTAGCTGACCGGGCCTACACTGGCCGGGAGTTCGATGACCTGCCCCTGGCCGAGCAGCGGGAGGCCTGCCGACGCGCCTGCTGCTTCGCCCGCGTGGAGCCCTCCCACAAGTCAAAGATCGTGGAGTATCTGCAGTCCTACGATGAGATCACAGCGATG ACAGGTGATGGCGTCAATGACGCCCCTGCGCTGAAGAAGGCAGAGATCGGCATTGCCATGGGATCTGGCACTGCTGTGGCCAAGACGGCCTCCGAGATGGTGCTGGCTGATGACAACTTCTCCACCATTGTGGCCGCCGTGGAGGAGGGCCGCGCCATCTACAACAACATGAAGCAGTTTATCCGCTACCTCATCTCCTCCAACgtgggtgaggtggtctg CATCTTCCTGACAGCCGCCCTGGGGCTGCCTGAGGCCCTGATCCCCGTGCAGCTGCTCTGGGTGAACCTGGTGACGGACGGGCTCCCGGCCACAGCCCTGGGCTTCAACCCCCCAGACCTGGACATCATGGACCGGCCCCCCCGGACCCCCAAGGAGCCCCTCATCAGTGGCTGGCTCTTCTTCCGCTACATGGCAATTGGGG GCTACGTGGGTGCAGCCACCGTGGGAGCAGCGGCCTGGTGGTTCCTATATGCCGAGGATGGGCCTCACGTCACCTACAGCCAGCTG ACTCACTTCATGAAGTGCACGGAGCACAACCCCGACTTCGAGGGTGTGGACTGTGAGGTCTTCGAGGCCCCCGAGCCCATGACCATGGCCTTGTCTGTGCTGGTTACCATCGAGATGTGCAATGCTCTCAACAG CCTGTCTGAGAATCAGTCCCTTGTGCGGATGCCGCCGTGGGTGAACATCTGGCTGGTGGGTTCCATCTGCCTCTCCATGTCCCTCCACTTCCTCATCCTCTATGTGGACCCTCTGCCG ATGATCTTCAAGCTCCAAGCCCTGGACCTGTATCATTGGCTCATGGTTCTCAAGATCTCGTTACCAGTCATTGGGCTCGATGAAATCCTCAAGTTTGTTGCTCGGAACTACCTGGAGG GATAA